The proteins below come from a single Oerskovia jenensis genomic window:
- a CDS encoding helix-turn-helix domain-containing protein, with the protein MPFGDDPHRSDDQHRSDDPRRSDDRWDGGPVPLSRIAAGAVRLESARRDITQEDLAELLGRSRSAVSQRFTGKVAWSLDDLGTIAAAFGCPVAHLLDDGPPGHRR; encoded by the coding sequence ATGCCGTTCGGTGACGACCCGCACCGGAGCGACGACCAGCACCGGAGTGACGACCCGCGCCGGAGCGACGACCGCTGGGACGGCGGCCCGGTCCCGCTCAGCCGGATCGCCGCAGGAGCCGTCCGGCTCGAGTCGGCCCGGCGGGACATCACGCAGGAGGATCTCGCCGAGCTCCTCGGCAGGTCGCGCAGCGCCGTCTCCCAGCGCTTCACGGGCAAGGTCGCGTGGTCGCTCGACGACCTCGGCACCATCGCGGCCGCGTTCGGCTGCCCTGTCGCGCACCTGCTGGACGACGGCCCTCCCGGGCACCGCCGCTAG
- the ssd gene encoding septum site-determining protein Ssd: MGRAVAAVVGAIGARGGAGTSTVAATLADGLRRTGRRAVLVDLETRGGGIDVLLGIDHRDGPRWPDLRDARGAVDGQALAGLLPAWRHVPVLSAHRTDPVTLDDGVVVDVCSALADACDVLVLDLPRSVLDGAEGAAGPGGTGGAGHAALVGACDTLLLVTPLDLPSVAGAVATAALATRHGAGRALRLVARRPAPGRLDPWEVSDVVGLPLAGVVPWDRGHAARVDRGEGPDVRARRPLGRAGAGLAAIVGGLGGAVGAAPVRGVA; this comes from the coding sequence ATGGGCAGGGCAGTGGCAGCCGTGGTGGGTGCGATCGGCGCACGCGGCGGAGCGGGGACGAGCACGGTGGCCGCCACGCTCGCGGACGGGCTGCGCCGCACCGGCCGGCGCGCCGTGCTCGTGGACCTCGAGACACGCGGCGGCGGCATCGACGTGCTGCTCGGCATCGACCACCGGGACGGTCCGCGATGGCCCGACCTTCGCGACGCGCGCGGCGCCGTCGACGGGCAGGCGCTCGCCGGGCTCCTCCCCGCCTGGCGGCACGTGCCCGTCCTCAGCGCGCACCGCACCGACCCCGTGACCCTCGACGACGGCGTGGTCGTGGACGTCTGCTCGGCCCTCGCGGACGCGTGCGACGTCCTGGTCCTCGACCTGCCCCGGTCCGTGCTGGACGGTGCTGAAGGTGCCGCCGGTCCCGGGGGCACAGGGGGCGCCGGGCACGCGGCCCTCGTGGGGGCCTGCGACACCCTCCTGCTCGTGACCCCGCTCGACCTGCCCTCGGTCGCCGGGGCCGTCGCGACCGCGGCGCTCGCGACCCGGCACGGCGCCGGACGCGCGCTGCGGCTCGTGGCACGGCGACCCGCACCCGGTCGCCTCGACCCCTGGGAGGTGAGCGACGTCGTCGGGCTGCCGCTCGCCGGGGTCGTGCCCTGGGACCGGGGCCACGCCGCGCGCGTCGACCGCGGAGAAGGGCCCGACGTCCGGGCTCGGCGTCCCCTGGGACGCGCCGGTGCGGGCCTGGCCGCGATCGTCGGCGGCCTCGGAGGAGCCGTCGGCGCAGCCCCGGTCCGAGGTGTCGCATGA
- a CDS encoding RNA polymerase sigma factor — MTEADDALSAAWREHWARLLAMLIARYRRPDLAEDALADAFAAAARTWPVDGVPDSPAAWLRTAAGRRVLDRLRAEAVAVQKAPLMVVEARSAAAASDAVPGPPDDGAHLPDDRLRLVFSCCHPALSVEARAALTLRFVAGLPVPDIARLFLVQDSTMAARLTRAKKRLVAAGIPFEVPPPARLGDRLDDVASVLYLTFTAGYAPGTGPDVLRVALAGEAVRLGRLLDELLPGRPVVRALLALMVLQHSRRDARTTPDGSLVLLADQDRSRWHGQEIASGLALLASVPDDVTGLADEYRLQASIAAAHAVAGRAADTDWGAIADLYADLEVATGSAMVRLARSVAVAESQGPVAALALIDDFEGIEEVLRTSHRLPATRAELLWRADRPAEAAVFFEEAVRRCGNTAEREHLARRLAEVHAAAARR, encoded by the coding sequence GTGACGGAGGCGGACGACGCGCTCTCGGCCGCCTGGCGGGAGCACTGGGCGCGGTTGCTCGCGATGCTCATCGCGCGCTACCGCCGCCCGGACCTCGCCGAGGACGCGCTCGCGGACGCGTTCGCCGCCGCGGCCCGCACGTGGCCCGTCGACGGCGTGCCCGACTCGCCCGCCGCCTGGCTGCGCACCGCGGCCGGGCGGCGGGTCCTCGACCGGCTGCGCGCCGAGGCGGTCGCCGTCCAGAAGGCGCCGCTCATGGTCGTCGAGGCGAGGTCCGCGGCGGCCGCCTCGGACGCAGTGCCCGGCCCGCCCGACGACGGCGCGCACCTGCCCGACGACCGGCTCCGTCTCGTCTTCTCGTGCTGCCACCCTGCCCTGTCGGTCGAGGCACGTGCGGCGCTGACGCTGCGGTTCGTCGCGGGCCTGCCCGTCCCGGACATCGCGCGGCTCTTCCTGGTCCAGGACTCGACCATGGCCGCCCGCCTGACGCGCGCGAAGAAGCGCCTGGTCGCGGCGGGCATCCCGTTCGAGGTCCCGCCGCCGGCACGCCTGGGCGATCGGCTCGACGACGTCGCCTCGGTCCTGTACCTGACCTTCACGGCGGGCTACGCGCCGGGCACGGGGCCCGACGTCCTGCGGGTCGCTCTCGCGGGCGAGGCGGTCCGGCTGGGGCGGCTGCTCGACGAGCTGCTGCCGGGACGCCCGGTGGTGCGCGCGCTGCTCGCCCTCATGGTGCTCCAGCACTCGCGCCGGGACGCGCGGACCACGCCCGACGGCTCGCTCGTGCTGCTCGCGGACCAGGACAGGTCACGGTGGCACGGCCAGGAGATCGCGTCGGGCCTCGCGCTGCTGGCGTCCGTGCCCGACGACGTCACGGGCCTCGCGGACGAGTACCGCCTCCAGGCGTCGATCGCCGCCGCACACGCTGTCGCGGGACGCGCCGCCGACACGGACTGGGGTGCGATCGCCGACCTGTACGCGGACCTGGAGGTGGCCACGGGCTCGGCGATGGTGCGGCTCGCGCGGTCGGTCGCGGTCGCCGAGTCCCAGGGGCCGGTCGCTGCCCTCGCCCTGATCGACGACTTCGAGGGGATCGAGGAGGTCCTGCGGACCAGTCACCGACTGCCCGCGACGCGTGCCGAGCTGTTGTGGCGGGCCGACCGACCGGCCGAGGCGGCGGTGTTCTTCGAGGAAGCGGTCCGGCGCTGCGGCAACACGGCCGAGCGCGAGCACCTGGCGCGACGGCTGGCCGAGGTGCACGCGGCGGCCGCGCGCCGGTGA
- a CDS encoding TadA family conjugal transfer-associated ATPase, translated as MSGDALDDALLAEVRGQLVGGAPADDAQLHAALRGSGRVLGSDALADLTRRARAELYGAGPLQPLLDDPEVTDVLVNSPAEVWVDRGAGLERVPLHLGSPAQVRALAVRLAAAGGQRLDDASPLVDARLPDGTRLHAAIAPVCESGAVISLRVLRSRAFTLDELVDSGGLHGCWAPVLRRLVAERANMLVSGGTGTGKTTLLAALLSLVPGHERIVCVEEARELVPDHPHVVPLTARRPNVEGAGAIDLAVLVRNALRMRPDRIVLGECRGAEVREVLMALNTGHDGGLATLHANAAAVVPARLEALAALAGMPRDAVAAQAAGALDVVLHLRRSGRVRYLAEIGVVRRDARGELVVDPVATWDRVQDPVYGVGWDAFVDRWGGA; from the coding sequence ATGAGCGGTGACGCGCTCGACGACGCCCTGCTCGCCGAGGTGCGCGGGCAGCTCGTCGGCGGCGCCCCGGCCGACGACGCCCAGCTCCACGCGGCCCTGCGCGGGTCCGGGCGGGTGCTCGGCAGCGACGCGCTCGCGGACCTGACCCGGCGCGCCCGCGCCGAGCTCTACGGCGCGGGTCCGCTCCAGCCGCTGCTCGACGACCCCGAGGTCACCGACGTCCTGGTCAACTCCCCGGCGGAGGTGTGGGTCGACCGGGGCGCCGGGCTCGAACGGGTCCCCCTGCACCTCGGGAGCCCCGCGCAGGTGCGGGCGCTCGCGGTCCGGCTGGCCGCAGCAGGCGGGCAACGGCTCGACGACGCGAGCCCGCTCGTCGACGCCCGCCTGCCCGACGGCACACGCCTGCACGCCGCGATCGCGCCCGTGTGCGAGTCCGGCGCCGTCATCTCGCTGCGCGTGCTCCGCTCCCGGGCCTTCACGCTCGACGAGCTCGTCGACTCGGGCGGCCTGCACGGGTGCTGGGCGCCCGTGCTCCGACGCCTCGTGGCGGAACGCGCCAACATGCTCGTCTCGGGGGGCACCGGGACGGGCAAGACGACCCTGCTCGCCGCGCTCCTGTCCCTGGTCCCCGGGCACGAACGCATCGTCTGCGTCGAGGAGGCCCGCGAGCTCGTGCCCGACCATCCGCACGTCGTGCCGCTCACCGCCCGCCGACCCAACGTCGAAGGGGCAGGCGCCATCGACCTCGCGGTCCTCGTCCGCAACGCCCTGCGCATGCGACCCGACCGCATCGTCCTGGGCGAGTGCCGCGGCGCCGAGGTCCGCGAGGTGCTCATGGCGCTCAACACGGGCCACGACGGCGGCCTCGCGACGCTCCACGCCAACGCGGCAGCCGTGGTCCCCGCGCGGCTCGAGGCGCTCGCAGCGCTCGCGGGCATGCCGCGCGATGCGGTCGCGGCCCAGGCCGCCGGGGCGCTCGACGTGGTCCTGCACCTGCGGCGGTCCGGGCGGGTGCGGTACCTCGCGGAGATCGGGGTCGTACGGCGTGACGCGCGCGGCGAGCTCGTGGTCGACCCGGTCGCGACCTGGGACCGGGTCCAGGACCCGGTCTACGGGGTCGGGTGGGACGCGTTCGTGGACCGTTGGGGCGGGGCGTGA
- a CDS encoding HAD family hydrolase, which yields MTHPQDSPQTGPRPTTGAPEGRPRKVAAFFDLDKTIIATSSTAAFSKPFYAGGLISRGDVLRSAYAHFLYMVGGADADQTERMRAHLSALVTGWDVRTVSQIVEETLHEYIDPVVYAEAVELIVSHHDRGHDVVIVSASGSEVVEPIAAVLGADHYVATRMEIVDGRYTGEIDFYAYGENKAIAIRELAEAHGYDLDASYAYSDSITDAPMLAEVGHGFAVNPDRTLRRLAGESGWGTLTFTRPVTLRTQLSPPRTAAVVGGAVTVAVVAWLVWRSVRRRSGGGAPGGTSA from the coding sequence GTGACCCATCCCCAGGACTCACCGCAGACCGGCCCCCGCCCCACGACCGGTGCCCCTGAGGGGCGCCCGCGGAAGGTCGCCGCGTTCTTCGACCTGGACAAGACGATCATCGCGACGTCGTCGACCGCGGCCTTCTCCAAGCCGTTCTACGCGGGCGGCCTCATCAGCCGTGGCGACGTGCTGCGCAGCGCCTACGCCCACTTCCTGTACATGGTGGGTGGTGCGGACGCGGACCAGACCGAGCGCATGCGCGCGCACCTGAGCGCGCTCGTGACGGGCTGGGACGTGCGGACCGTCTCGCAGATCGTCGAGGAGACGCTGCACGAGTACATCGACCCGGTCGTGTACGCCGAGGCCGTCGAGCTCATCGTGAGCCACCACGACCGGGGGCACGACGTCGTGATCGTCTCGGCCTCGGGGTCGGAGGTCGTCGAACCCATCGCGGCCGTCCTGGGCGCCGACCACTACGTCGCGACCCGCATGGAGATCGTCGACGGACGGTACACGGGCGAGATCGACTTCTACGCGTACGGCGAGAACAAGGCCATCGCGATCCGCGAGCTCGCCGAGGCCCACGGCTACGACCTCGACGCCTCCTACGCCTACTCCGACTCGATCACGGACGCCCCGATGCTCGCCGAGGTCGGGCACGGCTTCGCGGTCAACCCGGACCGGACGCTGCGGCGTCTCGCGGGCGAGAGCGGCTGGGGCACCCTCACGTTCACCCGTCCGGTCACGCTGCGCACCCAGCTCTCCCCGCCGCGGACCGCGGCCGTGGTCGGTGGCGCCGTGACGGTCGCGGTCGTCGCGTGGCTCGTGTGGCGGTCCGTGCGCCGGCGGTCGGGCGGCGGAGCGCCGGGCGGCACCAGCGCGTAG
- a CDS encoding NAD-dependent malic enzyme, producing MPSAPSVSSSITVRLQVEARPTAVSELTTAIEQTGGIVSALDVTASGHERISVDVTVATRGESHAEEIVEALRVLHGVVVDRVSDRTFLLHLGGKLSIESKVPIRNRDDLSMIYTPGVARVCEAIAAHPEDARRLTIKRNTIAVVTDGSAVLGLGDIGPLASLPVMEGKAALFKRFADIDAFPIALDTQDTDEIVRTVKAIAPVFAGINLEDISAPRCFEIERRLRAELDIPVFHDDQHGAAIVALAALTNALKVVGKDLAEVRIVLSGAGAAGTAVLKLLLAAGAHDVVVADVEGVIHPDRPGLSPALAWTAISTNPRRVSGTLVEALVGADVFIGVSAPNILSGDDVATMAPDSIVFAMANPTPEVDPVEAAQHAAIVGTGRSDFANQINNVLAFPGVFRGLLDAQSHKITDTMLLAAARALASTIHEDQLNPTYIVPSVFNPEVTTVVAAAVEAAARAEEAATPTV from the coding sequence ATGCCCTCAGCGCCGAGCGTCTCCTCGTCCATCACCGTCCGCCTCCAGGTCGAGGCCAGGCCCACCGCGGTCAGCGAGCTCACGACAGCGATCGAGCAGACCGGCGGGATCGTCTCGGCCCTCGACGTCACCGCGTCGGGCCACGAGCGGATCTCGGTCGACGTCACGGTCGCGACGCGCGGCGAGTCGCACGCCGAGGAGATCGTCGAGGCCCTGCGCGTGCTGCACGGGGTCGTGGTCGACCGCGTCTCGGACCGCACGTTCCTGCTGCACCTGGGCGGCAAGCTCTCGATCGAGTCCAAGGTCCCGATCCGCAACCGTGACGACCTGTCGATGATCTACACGCCCGGCGTCGCGCGGGTCTGCGAAGCCATCGCCGCGCACCCCGAGGACGCGCGGCGTCTGACGATCAAGCGCAACACGATCGCGGTCGTCACGGACGGGTCGGCGGTGCTGGGCCTCGGGGACATCGGCCCGCTCGCGTCGCTGCCCGTCATGGAGGGCAAGGCCGCGCTGTTCAAGCGCTTCGCGGACATCGACGCGTTCCCCATCGCGCTCGACACGCAGGACACCGACGAGATCGTGCGCACGGTCAAGGCCATCGCGCCGGTCTTCGCGGGGATCAACCTCGAGGACATCTCGGCGCCGCGCTGCTTCGAGATCGAGCGGCGGCTGCGCGCCGAGCTCGACATCCCCGTGTTCCACGACGACCAGCACGGCGCCGCGATCGTGGCGCTCGCGGCGCTGACGAACGCGCTCAAGGTCGTGGGCAAGGACCTGGCCGAGGTGCGGATCGTGCTCTCGGGTGCGGGCGCCGCGGGCACCGCGGTCCTCAAGCTGCTCCTGGCGGCGGGCGCGCACGACGTCGTGGTCGCCGACGTCGAGGGCGTGATCCACCCCGACCGCCCGGGCCTGTCGCCCGCGCTCGCGTGGACGGCGATCAGCACCAACCCGCGGCGCGTGAGCGGCACGCTCGTCGAGGCGCTCGTCGGGGCCGACGTCTTCATCGGGGTCTCGGCCCCGAACATCCTCTCGGGCGACGACGTCGCGACCATGGCGCCGGACTCGATCGTGTTCGCGATGGCGAACCCCACCCCCGAGGTCGACCCGGTCGAGGCCGCGCAGCACGCCGCGATCGTCGGCACGGGCCGCAGCGACTTCGCGAACCAGATCAACAACGTGCTCGCGTTCCCGGGGGTGTTCCGCGGTCTGCTCGACGCCCAGTCGCACAAGATCACCGACACCATGCTGCTCGCGGCGGCCCGCGCGCTCGCCTCGACGATCCACGAGGACCAGCTCAACCCGACGTACATCGTGCCGAGCGTCTTCAACCCCGAGGTCACGACGGTCGTCGCGGCCGCGGTCGAGGCGGCGGCCCGGGCGGAGGAGGCGGCGACGCCCACGGTCTGA
- a CDS encoding FAD-dependent oxidoreductase: protein MITLDELRAISMFEPLPPEPLEFLVGAVEDIHLLPGEYFAHEGDERAFFVVIEGRAEITKMVAGAERVIGVRTPGMFFGEVPMTLSTAFPASGRATEASRIIKLEAPVFYTLAAMAPSVPDHVASLARSYLDALQAHASQKPVAEACVIGPRFDARVRDLATFLTRNHVPFDRVVSEPEDGPDGGAHPVLELRDGSRLADPAMRDVARAVGLAVEPAHGEYDVVVLGAGPAGLTAAVNAAAEGLRTLVVESLAPGGQAGTSTRIENYTGFPYGISGDDLASRALTQAQRLGAEIVVTRTVRAIEPVAHEVLLDGGETLRAPVVIVATGVEWRSLALPSVDRFLGNGLYYGAARSDAALAQGQDVCIVGAGNSAGQAAIFFSRHARSVTMLVRGPSLAASMSRYLIDQIGANPGIRVETRHQITELHGDGALESLDVLDSATGTTTRRALPVVFVMIGADAVTGWLPPEVARDTHGFVLTGGDAAAAPQWTADRRPFALETSAPGVFAIGDVRSGSVKRVAAGVGEGGMAIAYAHQYLALGH from the coding sequence ATGATCACGCTCGACGAGCTCCGTGCCATCTCGATGTTCGAGCCGCTGCCACCCGAGCCGCTCGAGTTCCTCGTGGGCGCGGTCGAGGACATCCACCTCCTGCCCGGGGAGTACTTCGCGCACGAGGGCGACGAGCGCGCGTTCTTCGTCGTGATCGAGGGCAGGGCCGAGATCACCAAGATGGTGGCGGGGGCCGAGCGCGTGATCGGGGTGCGCACGCCCGGCATGTTCTTCGGCGAGGTCCCCATGACGCTGAGCACGGCGTTCCCGGCGAGCGGCCGCGCGACCGAGGCGTCGCGCATCATCAAGCTCGAGGCTCCCGTCTTCTACACCCTCGCGGCGATGGCCCCCTCGGTGCCCGACCACGTGGCGAGCCTCGCCCGCTCGTACCTCGACGCGCTCCAGGCGCACGCGTCGCAGAAGCCCGTCGCGGAGGCGTGCGTGATCGGCCCCCGGTTCGACGCGAGGGTCCGTGACCTCGCGACGTTCCTGACGCGCAACCACGTCCCGTTCGACCGGGTCGTGAGCGAGCCGGAGGACGGGCCCGACGGCGGCGCGCACCCCGTGCTCGAGCTCCGCGACGGGTCCCGGCTCGCCGACCCCGCGATGCGGGACGTCGCGCGGGCGGTGGGGCTCGCCGTCGAACCGGCGCACGGCGAGTACGACGTGGTCGTCCTGGGCGCCGGTCCCGCGGGGCTGACCGCGGCGGTCAACGCGGCCGCCGAGGGGCTGCGCACGCTGGTCGTCGAGAGCCTGGCGCCGGGCGGCCAGGCCGGGACCTCGACCCGCATCGAGAACTACACGGGCTTCCCGTACGGCATCTCGGGGGACGACCTCGCGAGCCGCGCGCTCACGCAGGCGCAGCGCCTCGGGGCGGAGATCGTCGTGACACGTACCGTCCGGGCGATCGAACCGGTCGCGCACGAGGTCCTCCTCGACGGCGGCGAGACCCTGCGGGCGCCCGTGGTCATCGTCGCGACGGGCGTCGAGTGGCGCTCGCTCGCGTTGCCGTCGGTCGACCGCTTCCTTGGCAACGGCCTGTACTACGGGGCCGCACGCAGCGACGCCGCGCTCGCGCAGGGGCAGGACGTCTGCATCGTCGGGGCGGGCAACTCCGCCGGCCAGGCCGCGATCTTCTTCTCGCGCCACGCCCGGTCGGTCACGATGCTGGTGCGCGGGCCCTCCCTCGCGGCGAGCATGTCGCGCTACCTGATCGACCAGATCGGCGCGAACCCCGGCATCCGCGTCGAGACGCGGCACCAGATCACCGAGCTGCACGGCGACGGCGCGCTCGAGTCCCTCGACGTGCTGGACTCCGCGACGGGGACCACGACCCGGCGTGCGCTGCCGGTCGTGTTCGTCATGATCGGTGCGGACGCGGTCACGGGCTGGCTCCCGCCCGAGGTCGCGCGCGACACGCACGGATTCGTCCTCACGGGCGGGGACGCGGCGGCCGCGCCGCAGTGGACGGCCGACCGGCGGCCGTTCGCGCTCGAGACGAGCGCGCCGGGCGTGTTCGCGATCGGCGACGTGCGCTCGGGGTCGGTCAAGAGGGTCGCGGCGGGGGTCGGTGAGGGCGGGATGGCGATCGCGTACGCGCACCAGTACCTCGCGCTCGGACACTGA
- a CDS encoding YciI family protein, whose product MFLLYEDERVWAAASADERSRYMVQHDDFAAFLRERGTLESAEALSTVAAATTVRRRGGEVVVTEGPYAELTEQLGGFYLADLPSIDTAIEAVALLPQYPVELRPVVDVGDL is encoded by the coding sequence ATGTTCCTGCTGTACGAGGACGAGCGGGTCTGGGCCGCCGCCTCCGCGGACGAGAGGTCGCGCTACATGGTGCAGCACGACGACTTCGCGGCGTTCCTCCGTGAGCGCGGGACGCTGGAGTCCGCCGAGGCGTTGAGCACGGTCGCCGCGGCGACCACGGTGCGGCGCCGTGGCGGCGAGGTCGTGGTGACCGAGGGTCCGTACGCCGAGCTCACCGAGCAGCTCGGCGGGTTCTACCTCGCGGACCTGCCGAGCATCGACACCGCGATCGAGGCCGTCGCTCTCCTGCCGCAGTACCCGGTCGAGCTGCGCCCGGTCGTGGACGTGGGCGACCTGTGA
- a CDS encoding type II secretion system F family protein → MSDWLAGVDRFVVGAVGCGVAVALAPWWAARAGVRARLVALTQAVRVVGRAPGPAGQVEIGVLLELLGAAVRAGTSVPRALEAVGQAIGGPDGAALARAGAAVVLGAGWAEAWSGAPARLAVVRSALGLAWEQGAAPGEALRAAGEQLRSDQQAAARQAAARLAVHLVLPLGVCFLPAFVLIGLLPVLLSLGGGVLGD, encoded by the coding sequence GTGAGCGACTGGTTGGCGGGTGTCGACCGGTTCGTGGTCGGGGCGGTCGGGTGCGGGGTCGCCGTCGCGCTCGCTCCGTGGTGGGCCGCGCGGGCGGGGGTGCGGGCACGTCTCGTCGCGCTCACGCAGGCCGTGCGTGTCGTGGGTCGTGCGCCGGGACCGGCCGGGCAGGTCGAGATCGGCGTCCTGCTCGAGCTGCTCGGGGCTGCGGTCCGCGCAGGGACGAGCGTCCCGCGTGCGCTCGAGGCCGTGGGGCAGGCGATCGGAGGCCCCGACGGCGCCGCGCTCGCCCGCGCCGGGGCGGCGGTCGTGCTCGGGGCCGGCTGGGCCGAGGCGTGGTCCGGTGCGCCCGCCCGGCTCGCGGTGGTGCGTTCCGCGCTGGGACTCGCGTGGGAGCAGGGCGCGGCCCCCGGGGAGGCGCTGCGCGCAGCGGGTGAACAGCTGCGCAGCGACCAGCAGGCCGCGGCGCGTCAGGCCGCGGCCCGGCTCGCGGTGCACCTCGTGCTGCCGCTCGGGGTCTGCTTCCTGCCGGCCTTCGTCCTCATCGGCCTGCTGCCCGTGCTGCTGTCCCTGGGCGGCGGGGTGCTGGGGGACTGA
- a CDS encoding alpha/beta fold hydrolase — MNPPTSHSLPDFPEPTLVAVNGVELEVFEAGRRDAGRAVVLCHGWPGHAISWRHQMSALAAAGYHVIVPNQRGYGGSSCPTDVTEYDIEHLSGDLVGLLDHYGYEDAIFVGHDWGAFVVWGLTLLHPERVSRVINLSLPYQERGERPWIEVMEAVLGGDFYFVHFNRRPGVADAVFDENPHQFLRNLYRKNEPPTEPRPGMALIDLARATTPLGDPVLSDGELAVLASSFESTGFTGSVNWYRNLDRNWHLLADADPVVKQPALMVYGDRDLVARSESLAEFVPDVEVVTLDCGHWIQQELPDETNRAILTWLEKQDA; from the coding sequence ATGAACCCACCGACGAGCCACAGTCTCCCCGACTTCCCCGAACCCACCCTGGTAGCCGTCAACGGCGTGGAGCTCGAAGTCTTCGAAGCAGGACGGCGCGACGCTGGACGGGCCGTCGTGCTGTGTCATGGCTGGCCGGGTCACGCCATCTCCTGGCGCCACCAGATGTCCGCTCTGGCGGCAGCGGGCTACCACGTCATCGTCCCGAACCAGCGCGGCTACGGCGGCTCGTCGTGTCCGACCGACGTGACGGAGTACGACATCGAGCACCTGTCGGGCGACCTCGTCGGGCTCCTCGACCACTACGGCTACGAGGACGCCATCTTCGTCGGTCACGACTGGGGGGCCTTCGTCGTCTGGGGACTGACCCTGCTGCACCCGGAGCGCGTCAGCAGGGTGATCAACCTGAGCCTGCCCTACCAGGAGCGCGGAGAGAGGCCCTGGATCGAGGTCATGGAGGCCGTGCTGGGCGGCGACTTCTACTTCGTCCACTTCAACCGCCGACCAGGCGTCGCGGACGCCGTGTTCGACGAGAACCCCCACCAGTTCCTGCGCAACCTCTACCGGAAGAACGAGCCCCCCACCGAGCCCCGGCCGGGCATGGCGCTCATCGATCTCGCCAGAGCGACGACGCCGCTCGGTGATCCCGTCCTGAGCGACGGCGAGCTGGCCGTCCTCGCCTCCTCCTTCGAGTCGACGGGGTTCACGGGAAGCGTCAACTGGTACCGGAACCTCGACCGCAACTGGCACCTGCTGGCGGACGCGGACCCGGTCGTCAAGCAGCCCGCGCTCATGGTCTACGGCGACCGGGACCTGGTCGCCAGGTCCGAGAGCCTGGCGGAGTTCGTGCCCGACGTGGAGGTGGTCACCCTGGACTGCGGTCACTGGATCCAGCAGGAGCTGCCCGACGAGACGAACCGCGCGATCCTCACCTGGCTGGAGAAGCAGGACGCCTAG
- a CDS encoding YciI family protein codes for MSTEYAILIHAPEDGTPAMRPDLAAEIMAQHDEFSRRVVAEGHRISGGVELEAAGTATLVRPGVGTTEGPFTELAEQIGGLYLVVSDDLPGLATIIDEVFAGDGCTYEIRPTVDHGGSDDTADPASVASSAGAEV; via the coding sequence ATGAGCACCGAGTACGCGATCCTGATCCACGCCCCCGAGGACGGCACCCCTGCCATGCGTCCGGACCTGGCCGCGGAGATCATGGCCCAGCACGACGAGTTCTCGCGCCGCGTCGTGGCCGAGGGCCACCGGATCTCGGGCGGGGTCGAGCTCGAGGCCGCCGGGACGGCGACCCTGGTCCGCCCGGGCGTCGGCACGACCGAGGGCCCGTTCACCGAGCTCGCCGAGCAGATCGGCGGCCTCTACCTGGTCGTGAGCGACGACCTGCCCGGGCTCGCGACGATCATCGACGAGGTCTTCGCGGGGGACGGCTGCACGTACGAGATCCGCCCCACGGTCGACCACGGCGGGTCCGACGACACGGCCGACCCCGCGTCGGTCGCCTCGTCCGCCGGCGCGGAGGTCTGA